In uncultured Bacteroides sp., one genomic interval encodes:
- a CDS encoding YitT family protein has translation MAKINKTDILIELKDYLLITLGIMCYAMGWAAFLLPYQITTGGVTGVSAIIYYATGVQIEITYFIINAFLLTFALKILGPKFSLKTMYGIFSLTFFLWLFQHVIGKMQILGPAQDFMACVIGASLCGLGLGMVFVNNGSTGGTDIIAAIVHKYRDVTFGRMILYCDIVIITSCYFVFYDWKRVVFGFTTLIIISYVLDLIVNSARQSVQFFIFSKHYEEIAERIIQDTHRGVTILDGTGWYSKSPVKVVIVLAKKSQSIEIFRLVKDIDPNAFVSQSSVIGVYGEGFDPLKGK, from the coding sequence ATGGCAAAAATTAATAAAACAGATATCCTTATTGAATTAAAAGACTACCTTTTAATTACTTTGGGAATTATGTGTTACGCAATGGGTTGGGCAGCATTTTTGCTACCTTATCAGATTACAACCGGTGGCGTTACCGGTGTTTCTGCGATCATTTATTATGCAACTGGCGTTCAGATTGAAATTACATATTTCATAATCAATGCCTTCTTATTAACATTTGCACTGAAAATTCTAGGCCCAAAGTTTAGTCTGAAAACAATGTATGGAATCTTTTCGCTGACTTTCTTTTTGTGGCTGTTCCAGCATGTAATAGGAAAAATGCAAATTCTGGGTCCAGCACAAGACTTCATGGCATGTGTTATTGGTGCTTCATTGTGTGGATTAGGATTAGGAATGGTATTTGTTAATAATGGTAGTACCGGAGGAACAGATATTATTGCAGCAATAGTCCATAAGTACAGAGATGTTACTTTTGGAAGAATGATTCTGTATTGTGATATTGTAATCATAACATCGTGCTACTTTGTTTTTTACGACTGGAAGAGGGTTGTATTTGGTTTTACTACATTGATAATAATCAGCTATGTGCTGGATTTGATTGTAAACAGTGCCCGACAATCTGTTCAATTCTTTATCTTCTCCAAACATTATGAAGAGATAGCTGAAAGAATTATCCAGGATACGCACAGAGGAGTAACCATTCTTGATGGAACCGGATGGTATAGCAAAAGCCCGGTTAAGGTTGTTATTGTTTTGGCTAAAAAAAGTCAGTCTATCGAAATATTCCGATTAGTAAAAGACATAGATCCAAATGCTTTCGTTTCGCAAAGCTCGGTTATTGGAGTTTATGGAGAAGGATTT
- the leuS gene encoding leucine--tRNA ligase, translating to MEYNFREIEKKWQERWVENKTYQVTEDESRKKFYVLNMFPYPSGAGLHVGHPLGYIASDIYARYKRLQGFNVLNPMGYDAYGLPAEQYAIQTGQHPAITTVNNINRYREQLDKIGFSFDWSREVRTCEPDYYKWTQWAFQQMFKHYYDNDVKKATPIADLIKRFETKGTEGLNAACGEELSFTAEEWKAKSDKEQQTILLNYRIAYLGDTMVNWCPALGTVLANDEVVDGVSERGGHPVIQKVMRQWCLRVSAYAQRLLDGLDTLNWTDSLKETQKNWIGRSEGAEMKFSVKDSDLEFTIFTTRADTVFGVTFMVLAPESELVAQLTTAEQKAEVQAYIDATKKRTERERIADRRVSGVFSGSYAINPLTKEAIPVWISDYVLAGYGTGAIMAVPAHDSRDYAFAKHFDLEIRPLIEGCDVSEESFDAKEGIMMNSPLAEHATEGGLVLNGLTIKEAIAKTKVYIKENNLGKVKVNYRLRDAIFSRQRYWGEPFPVYYKDGMPYMLDESKLPLELPEVDKFLPTETGEPPLGRAKNWKTEEGYQLELNTMPGFAGSSAYYLRYMDPHNTEALVSTKANAYWQNVDLYVGGTEHATGHLIYSRFWNKFLHDVGVSIKEEPFQKLINQGMIQGRSNFVYRIKDTNTFVSLNLKDQYDVTPLHVDVNIVSNDILDQEAFKNWHPEYKTAEFILEDGKYICGWAVEKMSKSMFNVVNPDMIVEKYGADTLRMYEMFLGPVEQSKPWDTNGIDGVHRFIRKFWALFYNKAGEYIVNDEPATKEELKSLHKLIKKVSGDIEQFSYNTSVSAFMICVNELSSLKCNKKEILSNLVVLLAPFAPHISEELWETLENTTSVCDAQWPEYNEDYLKEDVVNYTISFNGKARFNMEFAADADNNTIQETVLASEGAIKWIEGKPIKKVIIVPKKIVNIVV from the coding sequence ATGGAGTATAATTTCAGGGAGATAGAGAAAAAATGGCAGGAAAGATGGGTTGAAAATAAGACCTATCAGGTAACGGAAGACGAATCCAGGAAAAAATTTTATGTATTAAACATGTTTCCTTACCCATCGGGTGCGGGACTTCACGTAGGTCACCCTCTGGGATATATCGCTTCTGATATTTATGCCCGTTATAAACGTCTGCAAGGCTTTAACGTACTTAACCCAATGGGGTATGACGCTTATGGTTTGCCTGCAGAACAATATGCTATCCAAACCGGTCAGCACCCTGCAATAACTACTGTAAACAACATCAATCGCTACCGCGAACAATTAGATAAAATAGGATTTTCATTCGACTGGAGTAGGGAAGTACGCACCTGCGAACCCGATTACTACAAGTGGACTCAGTGGGCTTTCCAGCAAATGTTCAAGCATTATTATGATAATGATGTTAAGAAAGCTACTCCAATTGCCGATCTTATCAAAAGATTCGAGACTAAAGGAACTGAAGGGCTTAACGCTGCATGCGGAGAAGAACTTTCATTTACGGCTGAAGAATGGAAAGCTAAAAGTGATAAAGAACAGCAAACAATCTTATTGAACTACCGCATTGCTTACCTTGGCGATACAATGGTTAACTGGTGTCCTGCACTTGGAACCGTTTTGGCCAACGATGAAGTGGTTGATGGTGTTTCAGAACGTGGCGGCCACCCGGTAATACAGAAAGTTATGCGTCAGTGGTGTTTACGTGTATCTGCGTATGCACAACGTTTACTCGACGGACTGGATACTTTAAACTGGACAGATTCTTTGAAAGAGACTCAAAAGAACTGGATTGGTAGGAGTGAAGGTGCTGAAATGAAGTTCAGCGTAAAGGATTCCGATTTGGAATTCACCATCTTTACCACTCGTGCAGATACTGTTTTCGGCGTTACCTTCATGGTATTGGCTCCTGAAAGCGAACTTGTTGCTCAACTGACTACTGCCGAACAAAAAGCAGAAGTTCAGGCTTACATTGATGCAACAAAGAAAAGAACTGAACGTGAACGTATTGCCGATCGTCGTGTTAGTGGTGTATTCTCCGGATCATACGCTATTAATCCTTTGACCAAAGAAGCAATTCCTGTTTGGATTAGCGATTATGTATTGGCAGGATACGGAACAGGTGCCATCATGGCTGTGCCTGCTCACGATAGCCGTGACTATGCTTTTGCTAAACACTTCGATTTGGAAATTCGTCCGTTAATTGAAGGTTGTGATGTTTCGGAAGAAAGTTTCGATGCCAAAGAAGGAATCATGATGAATTCACCTCTTGCAGAACATGCTACTGAAGGAGGATTGGTATTGAATGGACTTACCATCAAAGAAGCAATTGCTAAGACTAAAGTTTATATCAAAGAAAACAATCTTGGAAAAGTAAAAGTGAACTATCGTCTTCGCGACGCAATTTTCTCTCGTCAGCGTTATTGGGGTGAACCATTCCCTGTATATTACAAAGACGGAATGCCTTATATGCTTGACGAAAGCAAACTTCCACTTGAACTCCCTGAGGTAGATAAATTCCTTCCAACTGAAACCGGTGAACCTCCTCTTGGACGTGCTAAAAACTGGAAAACAGAAGAAGGATATCAGCTCGAATTAAATACTATGCCTGGTTTTGCAGGTTCAAGTGCATACTATTTGCGCTATATGGATCCACATAACACTGAGGCTTTAGTTTCTACAAAAGCAAATGCTTACTGGCAAAATGTAGACCTTTACGTAGGTGGAACAGAACATGCTACAGGTCACTTAATATATTCTCGCTTCTGGAACAAATTCCTTCACGATGTGGGTGTATCAATCAAGGAAGAGCCATTCCAGAAACTAATCAATCAGGGAATGATTCAGGGAAGAAGTAACTTTGTTTACAGAATAAAAGATACCAATACTTTCGTTTCACTGAACTTGAAAGACCAGTATGATGTAACTCCATTGCACGTGGATGTAAACATTGTATCTAATGATATTCTCGATCAGGAAGCTTTCAAAAACTGGCATCCCGAATATAAAACAGCAGAATTTATTCTTGAAGACGGAAAATATATCTGTGGATGGGCTGTTGAAAAGATGAGTAAATCTATGTTCAACGTGGTTAATCCGGATATGATTGTTGAAAAGTACGGTGCCGATACATTGAGAATGTACGAAATGTTCCTCGGTCCTGTTGAACAATCTAAGCCATGGGATACTAATGGTATTGATGGTGTTCACCGTTTTATCCGTAAATTCTGGGCTTTATTCTATAATAAAGCAGGAGAGTATATTGTTAATGATGAACCTGCAACAAAAGAGGAATTGAAATCTCTGCATAAACTGATTAAGAAAGTGTCTGGCGATATTGAACAGTTCTCTTATAACACTTCTGTAAGTGCGTTCATGATTTGTGTAAACGAACTTTCATCTTTGAAATGTAACAAGAAAGAGATATTAAGCAATTTAGTTGTTCTTCTGGCTCCATTCGCTCCACATATAAGCGAAGAACTTTGGGAGACTTTAGAAAACACAACTTCTGTATGCGATGCTCAATGGCCTGAATATAATGAAGATTATCTAAAAGAAGATGTAGTAAACTACACCATTTCTTTTAACGGTAAAGCTCGTTTCAATATGGAATTTGCTGCCGATGCAGACAATAACACTATTCAGGAAACAGTTTTAGCATCAGAAGGTGCTATTAAATGGATTGAAGGCAAGCCTATCAAGAAAGTAATTATTGTTCCTAAGAAGATCGTTAATATTGTAGTTTAA
- the ychF gene encoding redox-regulated ATPase YchF, which produces MALQCGIVGLPNVGKSTLFNCLSNAKAQSANFPFCTIEPNVGVITVPDERLNKLAELVHPNRVVPTTVEIVDIAGLVKGASKGEGLGNKFLANIRETDAIIHVLRCFDDDNVVHVDGNVNPIRDKEIIDYELQLKDLDTIDSRIQKVQKQAQTGGDKVAKMTYEVLHKYKEALEQGKSARTVTFETKDEIKISKELFLLTSKPVLYVCNVDEGSAVNGNKYVEMVREAIKDEDAQLLVVAAKIESEIAEFETFEEREMFLGEIGLTESGVARLIKTAYKLLNLETYFTVGVQEVRAWTYLKGSKAPQCAGVIHTDFEKGFIRAEVIKYHDFIEYGSEAAIKEAGKLGVEGKEYVVEDGDIMHFRFNV; this is translated from the coding sequence ATGGCTTTACAATGTGGTATCGTCGGCCTTCCTAACGTAGGAAAATCGACTCTTTTCAATTGCTTGTCTAACGCAAAGGCACAGTCTGCTAATTTCCCTTTTTGTACGATTGAACCTAACGTAGGTGTAATCACTGTTCCCGATGAACGCTTGAACAAACTTGCCGAGTTGGTTCACCCTAACCGCGTAGTACCTACCACAGTCGAAATTGTGGATATTGCCGGATTGGTAAAAGGTGCCAGTAAAGGTGAAGGATTAGGAAATAAATTCCTTGCAAATATTCGCGAAACTGATGCTATCATTCACGTTCTTCGCTGTTTCGACGACGATAATGTAGTTCATGTTGACGGAAATGTAAACCCAATTCGTGATAAAGAAATCATTGACTACGAACTTCAGCTGAAAGACCTTGATACTATTGACAGCCGCATTCAGAAAGTACAGAAGCAGGCTCAGACAGGTGGCGATAAAGTTGCAAAGATGACTTATGAAGTGCTTCATAAGTACAAAGAGGCTTTGGAACAAGGCAAGTCGGCCCGTACGGTTACATTCGAAACAAAAGATGAAATAAAGATATCAAAGGAGTTATTCCTGCTTACAAGTAAACCCGTTCTTTACGTGTGTAACGTAGACGAAGGCAGTGCTGTAAACGGAAATAAGTACGTGGAAATGGTTCGTGAGGCTATTAAAGACGAAGATGCTCAGTTGCTTGTTGTAGCTGCTAAGATTGAATCGGAAATTGCTGAGTTCGAAACTTTCGAAGAACGCGAAATGTTCCTTGGAGAGATTGGATTAACAGAATCGGGTGTTGCCAGACTCATTAAAACTGCCTATAAACTGTTGAATCTGGAAACTTATTTCACAGTAGGTGTACAGGAAGTTCGCGCATGGACTTATCTGAAAGGCAGCAAAGCTCCTCAATGTGCCGGAGTAATTCATACCGATTTCGAAAAAGGATTTATCCGTGCAGAGGTAATTAAATACCATGACTTCATTGAATATGGCTCGGAAGCAGCTATAAAAGAGGCCGGAAAACTAGGTGTTGAAGGAAAAGAATATGTGGTGGAAGATGGTGACATCATGCACTTCCGCTTTAACGTATAA
- a CDS encoding DUF4810 domain-containing protein — MKIKLICVACFALFLSSCTTQQSALYSWKNYEKTSYNYYKKQTPESTEALLNTYAILIAKQDQGTRKVVPPGTYAEYGFLLAQTGKKEEGISMMKKEIEVYPESKVFIERIIKMLEK, encoded by the coding sequence ATGAAAATAAAACTGATTTGTGTGGCTTGCTTTGCCCTGTTTTTAAGTTCTTGTACAACTCAGCAAAGCGCGCTTTACTCGTGGAAAAACTACGAAAAAACATCTTATAACTACTACAAAAAACAAACACCAGAAAGCACAGAGGCTTTATTAAATACCTATGCAATATTAATTGCGAAACAAGATCAGGGAACCCGCAAGGTAGTGCCTCCTGGAACTTACGCCGAATATGGTTTTCTCCTTGCTCAAACAGGGAAAAAAGAAGAAGGAATTTCCATGATGAAAAAAGAAATAGAGGTATATCCTGAATCTAAAGTATTTATTGAAAGAATCATTAAAATGTTGGAAAAATGA
- a CDS encoding GNA1162 family protein gives MRKIIYLSLVVLLLTSCGETKNFTRGENYPKMYEAKPTSVLIMPPINKTVNVEAKEYFYTSLAIPLCEKGYYVISPFLSMETLKSESAYDSEMFLNGNLNKFHEVFGADAALFTTINRWQKSTLGNTITVEIEYLLKSTTSNDILFNRKGTVTVDLSINSGSGGLLGALVDMAASAIATAATDKVVAARSCNTFSLFDLPDGKYRSTFDTDQATPAGGLEFRATVKK, from the coding sequence ATGAGAAAAATAATATATCTAAGCCTGGTTGTTCTGTTACTTACCTCGTGCGGAGAAACAAAAAACTTCACACGTGGAGAGAATTATCCTAAAATGTATGAAGCTAAGCCTACAAGTGTTCTTATCATGCCTCCAATAAATAAGACTGTTAATGTGGAAGCCAAAGAGTACTTTTACACATCATTGGCTATTCCTTTGTGTGAAAAAGGGTATTATGTAATCTCTCCTTTCCTTTCAATGGAAACATTAAAAAGTGAAAGTGCCTATGATTCGGAAATGTTTTTGAATGGCAATCTAAACAAGTTTCATGAAGTTTTCGGTGCAGACGCGGCTCTCTTTACAACTATAAACCGATGGCAGAAATCTACCCTCGGAAATACAATCACTGTAGAGATTGAATATCTGCTTAAATCGACAACAAGCAATGATATTCTCTTTAACAGAAAAGGAACAGTAACGGTAGATTTAAGTATTAATTCCGGCAGCGGTGGTCTTTTGGGCGCTTTGGTAGACATGGCAGCATCAGCTATCGCAACAGCAGCAACCGATAAAGTTGTAGCGGCAAGGAGTTGCAATACTTTCTCTCTATTCGACTTACCAGATGGAAAGTATAGAAGTACCTTCGATACCGATCAGGCTACTCCAGCAGGCGGTTTAGAATTTAGAGCAACCGTGAAAAAATAA
- the mutS gene encoding DNA mismatch repair protein MutS gives MANDIVLTPMMKQFLDLKAKHPDAVMLFRCGDFYETYSDDAVIASEILGITLTKRANGQGKTVEMAGFPHHALDTYLPKLIRAGKRVAICDQLEDPKTTKKLVKRGITELVTPGVSINDNILNYKENNFLAAVHFGKNECGIAFLDISTGEFLTAEGPFDYIDKLLSNFAPKEVLYERSKKGMFEGNFGNKFFTFELEDWVFTESSARERLLKHFETSSLKGFGVEHLKFGIIASGAILQYLDITQHTQIGHITSLSRIEEDRFVRLDKYTVRSLEIISSMNDGGKSLLDVIDKTISPMGARMLKRWMVFPLKDEKPINDRLNVVEYFFREPEFKELIEEQLHLIGDLERIISKVAVGRVSPREVVQLKVALQAIEPIKEACLKADNPSLNRIGDQLNLCLSIRDKIDQEVNNDPPLLINKGGVIKNGVDSDLDELRKIAYSGKDYLLQIQQRESEITGIPSLKIAYNNVFGYFIEVRNAHKDKVPQEWIRKQTLVNAERYITQELKEYEEKILGAEDKILILETKIYNELVLALTEYIPAIQINANQIARIDCLLSFANGAAQNKYIRPVISDDDVLEIKQGRHPVIEKQLPLGEQYIANDVTIDTEHQQIIIITGPNMAGKSALLRQTALITLMAQIGSFVPAESAHIGIVDKIFTRVGASDNISVGESTFMVEMNEAADILNNVSPRSLVLFDELGRGTSTYDGISIAWAIVEYIHEHPKARARTLFATHYHELNEMEKSFKRIKNYNVSVKEVDNKVIFLRKLERGGSEHSFGIHVAKMAGMPKSIVNRSNDILHKLESDHRKKGISNKHLSEVGENREGMQLSFFQLDDPVLCQIRDEILNLDVNNLTPLEALNKLNDIKKILKGK, from the coding sequence GTGGCAAATGATATAGTTCTTACCCCAATGATGAAGCAGTTTCTTGACCTGAAAGCTAAGCATCCCGATGCTGTGATGCTTTTTCGTTGTGGAGACTTTTATGAAACATATTCTGACGATGCAGTAATTGCTTCAGAGATATTGGGAATTACCTTGACTAAAAGAGCTAACGGACAAGGCAAAACTGTAGAGATGGCAGGCTTTCCCCATCATGCACTTGATACTTATTTACCAAAATTAATCAGAGCGGGCAAGAGGGTTGCTATTTGTGATCAGTTAGAAGACCCTAAAACTACCAAAAAACTTGTAAAACGCGGCATTACCGAATTAGTTACTCCCGGTGTTTCCATCAATGATAATATTCTCAATTACAAGGAAAATAACTTTCTGGCAGCTGTTCATTTTGGAAAAAATGAATGTGGTATAGCTTTTCTGGATATATCAACAGGGGAGTTCCTCACTGCCGAAGGGCCATTCGATTATATTGATAAGCTTTTAAGCAATTTTGCTCCTAAGGAAGTGCTTTACGAACGGAGCAAGAAGGGGATGTTTGAAGGTAATTTCGGAAATAAGTTCTTTACTTTCGAACTGGAGGACTGGGTGTTTACCGAATCAAGTGCCCGCGAGCGACTTTTAAAACACTTTGAAACCAGTAGCTTGAAAGGCTTTGGAGTGGAACATTTAAAATTCGGAATCATTGCTTCCGGAGCAATCCTTCAGTATCTTGATATCACACAACATACACAAATAGGGCATATAACTTCGCTCTCACGTATTGAAGAAGATAGGTTTGTGCGGCTAGATAAATATACGGTTCGTAGTCTGGAGATTATTTCAAGCATGAACGATGGCGGAAAAAGCCTGCTGGATGTTATTGATAAAACAATAAGTCCGATGGGAGCCCGCATGCTAAAGCGTTGGATGGTATTCCCGTTAAAGGATGAAAAGCCAATCAACGACCGACTCAACGTTGTTGAATATTTTTTTCGTGAGCCGGAATTCAAAGAACTTATAGAAGAACAGTTACACCTGATAGGAGACCTGGAACGAATTATCTCCAAAGTTGCCGTTGGGCGCGTTTCTCCTCGTGAGGTTGTTCAGTTGAAAGTGGCATTACAAGCCATCGAACCAATAAAAGAAGCTTGTCTGAAAGCCGATAATCCAAGTCTGAACAGGATAGGAGACCAGCTGAATCTTTGTCTTTCTATCAGAGATAAAATAGATCAAGAGGTTAATAACGATCCTCCGCTGTTGATAAATAAAGGCGGTGTTATTAAGAATGGTGTAGATTCCGATTTGGATGAGTTGCGTAAGATTGCTTATTCAGGAAAAGACTACTTATTGCAGATTCAGCAACGCGAAAGCGAAATTACGGGTATTCCTAGTCTGAAAATTGCTTATAATAACGTTTTTGGTTATTTCATTGAAGTGAGAAATGCTCACAAGGATAAAGTGCCACAAGAATGGATTCGTAAGCAAACACTGGTCAATGCCGAGCGTTACATTACTCAGGAGCTTAAGGAGTATGAAGAGAAAATTCTGGGAGCTGAAGATAAGATTCTTATTCTTGAGACTAAAATATATAATGAACTGGTTCTTGCTCTGACAGAATATATTCCGGCTATACAGATTAACGCCAATCAGATAGCACGTATAGACTGTCTTCTTTCATTTGCCAACGGTGCTGCCCAGAATAAATACATTCGTCCCGTAATTTCAGATGATGATGTACTGGAAATTAAGCAAGGAAGGCATCCGGTTATCGAGAAGCAACTTCCGCTTGGTGAGCAATACATAGCCAATGATGTGACAATAGATACGGAACATCAGCAGATTATTATAATTACCGGTCCGAATATGGCTGGTAAATCGGCATTACTGCGCCAGACAGCCTTGATTACTTTAATGGCTCAGATTGGTAGTTTTGTTCCTGCCGAGAGTGCACATATCGGCATTGTAGATAAAATCTTTACCCGTGTGGGTGCAAGCGATAACATTTCGGTAGGAGAGTCTACTTTCATGGTCGAAATGAATGAGGCTGCCGATATATTGAATAATGTTTCTCCCCGCAGTCTTGTATTATTCGACGAGCTTGGACGTGGAACATCTACTTATGATGGTATTTCTATTGCCTGGGCAATTGTGGAATATATACACGAACACCCCAAAGCAAGAGCAAGAACATTGTTTGCCACCCATTATCATGAGTTGAATGAAATGGAAAAGTCCTTCAAGCGAATTAAGAATTATAATGTTTCTGTGAAGGAAGTCGACAATAAAGTAATCTTTCTTCGTAAGCTCGAACGGGGTGGGAGCGAGCACTCTTTTGGTATACATGTAGCAAAGATGGCGGGTATGCCTAAAAGCATTGTTAATCGTTCGAATGATATTCTGCATAAGCTTGAATCCGACCACCGAAAGAAAGGAATTTCAAACAAACATTTGTCGGAAGTAGGGGAGAACCGGGAAGGAATGCAGCTCAGCTTCTTCCAATTGGACGATCCTGTCCTTTGCCAGATAAGGGATGAAATCCTGAATCTTGACGTGAACAATCTTACACCATTGGAGGCTCTTAATAAGCTCAATGATATAAAGAAGATTTTGAAGGGGAAATAA
- a CDS encoding CsgG/HfaB family protein has protein sequence MRKIIYLVLLLICSQTEIYAQNRVTVVEPESSVKQIGKSLKRKVAISRFSNETQYAKGLFYDKDNDPMGKQALDILSAKLAASDKFILLERNDLNQLLSESSKSGNSYQNVGADYLIIGSITEFGRKNVGDVKVFSTSKTQIVEAAVSVRLVDVSTGLIIYSEEAKGTAEQKTKQTMGVGGRADYDATLSDKAISMAISKLVENIINNCMDRPWKSYFLAYDNDAILISGGKSQGLAVGDKFIVKEKGKTVKNPQTGLNVELPGKKVGEISIAMVGGDTPQSEYSIVNFTEGGIDKTNLANYYIEEIK, from the coding sequence ATGAGAAAAATCATCTATTTGGTTCTGTTACTTATTTGCTCGCAGACAGAAATTTATGCGCAAAATAGAGTAACTGTGGTTGAACCCGAATCATCTGTAAAACAAATTGGTAAGTCACTCAAAAGGAAAGTAGCTATTTCTCGTTTTTCTAATGAAACACAGTATGCCAAAGGACTCTTTTACGACAAAGACAATGATCCGATGGGTAAACAAGCGTTAGACATTTTATCAGCTAAGCTGGCTGCTTCAGACAAATTCATTTTACTTGAGCGCAATGATCTTAATCAGCTACTAAGTGAATCATCAAAATCAGGAAACTCTTATCAAAATGTTGGGGCAGATTATCTTATTATTGGCTCCATTACTGAGTTTGGCCGCAAAAATGTAGGTGATGTAAAAGTGTTTTCAACATCAAAAACTCAAATTGTGGAAGCTGCAGTAAGCGTACGTCTGGTAGATGTTTCCACAGGATTGATTATCTATTCTGAAGAAGCCAAAGGAACTGCCGAACAAAAAACTAAACAAACCATGGGAGTGGGTGGTAGAGCTGATTATGATGCTACTTTAAGCGATAAAGCTATTTCAATGGCAATCTCTAAACTGGTTGAAAATATTATTAATAACTGCATGGACAGACCATGGAAATCTTATTTCCTTGCTTACGATAACGATGCAATTCTTATCTCGGGCGGAAAAAGCCAAGGATTAGCTGTTGGAGACAAGTTTATAGTAAAGGAAAAAGGAAAAACAGTTAAGAATCCACAGACAGGATTGAACGTAGAACTTCCCGGAAAGAAGGTAGGTGAAATTTCTATTGCCATGGTTGGTGGAGATACTCCCCAATCAGAATACTCTATAGTAAACTTTACCGAAGGGGGAATTGATAAAACAAATCTAGCAAACTATTACATTGAGGAGATAAAATAA
- a CDS encoding 2-dehydropantoate 2-reductase: protein MATKYLIIGTGGVGGSIAGFLALAGHDVTCIARGAHLKAMQEKGLKLKSGLKGDHTVHVNACLSEEYNDKADVIFVCVKGYSIDSITELIERASHKDTIVIPILNVYGTGPKIKRKVENVTVLDGCIYIVGFVSAPGEITQMGSIFRLVFGARKEDNVAYERLLAVQKDLQESGIKAPISEDINRDTFVKWSFISAMACTGAYYNVPMGELQKEGTKRDTFVGLSRESAAIGKALGITFVEDPVTYNLKVLDKLDPASTASMQKDISKGHESEVDGLLFSFITKGEELGIDMPTYRLVAAKFR, encoded by the coding sequence ATGGCGACAAAGTATCTGATTATTGGAACGGGCGGCGTTGGAGGAAGTATTGCCGGATTCCTTGCCCTTGCAGGCCACGATGTGACTTGTATTGCCCGTGGAGCTCACTTAAAAGCGATGCAGGAAAAAGGCCTGAAGCTGAAATCCGGACTGAAAGGTGATCATACCGTCCATGTTAACGCATGCCTCTCAGAAGAATATAACGACAAAGCTGACGTGATTTTTGTTTGTGTAAAGGGCTATTCTATTGATTCCATCACCGAACTGATTGAACGTGCTTCACACAAAGACACCATCGTAATACCGATTCTCAACGTATACGGCACGGGACCAAAGATTAAACGCAAGGTCGAAAACGTGACGGTTCTCGACGGATGCATCTACATTGTAGGATTCGTTTCCGCTCCGGGCGAGATTACTCAGATGGGAAGCATCTTCCGCCTAGTATTTGGTGCCCGCAAGGAAGACAATGTAGCTTATGAAAGGCTTCTGGCTGTGCAGAAAGATCTTCAGGAAAGCGGCATAAAAGCTCCTATTTCAGAGGATATAAACCGCGATACTTTCGTGAAATGGTCGTTTATCTCCGCCATGGCTTGCACCGGTGCATACTATAATGTTCCCATGGGAGAGCTGCAAAAAGAGGGAACCAAAAGAGATACTTTCGTTGGTCTGTCTCGTGAAAGCGCTGCCATAGGCAAAGCACTTGGCATAACATTCGTGGAAGATCCTGTAACCTACAACCTCAAAGTTCTGGATAAGCTAGATCCTGCTAGTACAGCATCCATGCAAAAAGATATCAGCAAAGGTCACGAATCGGAAGTAGACGGTCTGCTTTTCAGCTTCATAACTAAAGGAGAAGAACTTGGAATTGATATGCCTACTTACAGACTGGTTGCTGCAAAGTTTAGATAG